One Takifugu rubripes chromosome 19, fTakRub1.2, whole genome shotgun sequence genomic window carries:
- the tex264b gene encoding testis-expressed protein 264 isoform X1 — translation MSDWLIPCVVISSVFTAITVVAHLLYSNFVSGINVLTGCPPIKKFTFAYIVKEGSYRTTGQLFKESHSIGPKLPQVAVFYDDPKKGPRCRYAVGRILSEGEDKADEELLKRCGDSGFNVFSFPEATHVVTTSLPHRTVFSVPVGVGRVYPKLQHYIKEKRLCAHPFLEIYRDGQIHFMAPLARQGDFYVPEVRRVERRPPVKDGLQSDSEISDGDWSSESSSGTEELSSGSGESSVWESRSRSASVRHEKNRGRSSGEITFKDLNCEQTGGRQTEREERLHRKSNPKSSESPAVAWRDVVEEEE, via the exons ATGTCAGACTGGTTGATTCCGTGTGTAGTAATTAGCTCGGTGTTCACTGCTATAACAGTAGTTGCTCATCTTTTATATTCGAACTTCGTTTCAGGGATCAATGTCCTAACCGGCTGCCCACCAATAAAGAAGTTTACTTTTGCCTATATAGTCAAAGAAGGATCATACAGAACAACCGGGCAACTTTTTAAAGAGTCTCACAGTATTGGACCAAAGCTTCCACAGGTTGCTGTATTTTATGATGACCCTAAGAAG GGGCCGCGGTGTCGTTATGCCGTCGGCAGGATTTTGAGCGAGGGAGAAGACAAGGCCGACGAGGAGCTCCTCAAACGCTGCGGGGATTCGGGCTTTAACGTCTTCTCTTTCCCTGAAGCCACGCACGTGGTCACTACCTCGCTCCCCCACAGGACGGTGTTCTCGGTCCCTGTGGGAGTAGGAAGAGTTTACCCAAAGCTACAGCATTACATCAAG GAGAAGAGGCTGTGCGCACACCCGTTCCTCGAGATCTACAGGGACGGTCAGATCCATTTCATGGCACCACTGGCTCGCCAGGGAGATTTTTATGTCCCCGAAGTCCGGCGGGTAGAAAGGAGGCCGCCGGTAAAGGATGGACTGCAGAGTGACTCAGAAATCTCAG ATGGAGACTGGAGCAGCGAGAGCAGCTCAGGGACGGAGGAGCTCTCGTCAGGCAGCGGAGAGTCGTCAGTGTGGGAGTCCCGGAGCCGCTCCGCATCCGTCCGGCATGAGAAGAACAGAGGCAGAAGTTCAGGGGAAATCACATTTAAAGACCTGAACTGTGAGCAAACTGGAGGGCGGCAGACGGAAAGAGAGGAACGACTTCATAGGAAATCCAACCCGAAGAGCTCAGAGTCTCCTGCTGTTGCATGGCGGGATGTTGTTGAAGAAGAAGAGTAA
- the tex264b gene encoding testis-expressed protein 264 isoform X2 codes for MSDWLIPCVVISSVFTAITVVAHLLYSNFVSGINVLTGCPPIKKFTFAYIVKEGSYRTTGQLFKESHSIGPKLPQVAVFYDDPKKGPRCRYAVGRILSEGEDKADEELLKRCGDSGFNVFSFPEATHVVTTSLPHRTVFSVPVGVGRVYPKLQHYIKEKRLCAHPFLEIYRDGQIHFMAPLARQGDFYVPEVRRVERRPPVKDGLQSDSEISGMVQLK; via the exons ATGTCAGACTGGTTGATTCCGTGTGTAGTAATTAGCTCGGTGTTCACTGCTATAACAGTAGTTGCTCATCTTTTATATTCGAACTTCGTTTCAGGGATCAATGTCCTAACCGGCTGCCCACCAATAAAGAAGTTTACTTTTGCCTATATAGTCAAAGAAGGATCATACAGAACAACCGGGCAACTTTTTAAAGAGTCTCACAGTATTGGACCAAAGCTTCCACAGGTTGCTGTATTTTATGATGACCCTAAGAAG GGGCCGCGGTGTCGTTATGCCGTCGGCAGGATTTTGAGCGAGGGAGAAGACAAGGCCGACGAGGAGCTCCTCAAACGCTGCGGGGATTCGGGCTTTAACGTCTTCTCTTTCCCTGAAGCCACGCACGTGGTCACTACCTCGCTCCCCCACAGGACGGTGTTCTCGGTCCCTGTGGGAGTAGGAAGAGTTTACCCAAAGCTACAGCATTACATCAAG GAGAAGAGGCTGTGCGCACACCCGTTCCTCGAGATCTACAGGGACGGTCAGATCCATTTCATGGCACCACTGGCTCGCCAGGGAGATTTTTATGTCCCCGAAGTCCGGCGGGTAGAAAGGAGGCCGCCGGTAAAGGATGGACTGCAGAGTGACTCAGAAATCTCAG GGATGGtccaattaaaatga
- the LOC101080072 gene encoding glutathione peroxidase 2-like has translation MAGSVKKFYELTAKLLSGEVLSFSALRGKVVLIENVASLUGTTARDYTQMNELHGRYAAKGLVILGVPCNQFGHQENCKNDEILNSLKYVRPGGGFEPKFQLLEKVDVNGKNAHPLFVYLKEKLPFPSDNSMALMADPKFIMWSPVNRNDVSWNFEKFLIGPDGEPYKRYSRSFLTIDIEADIQELLKRVK, from the exons ATGGCTGGTAGTGTGAAAAAGTTCTACGAGCTGACAGCCAAACTGCTGTCGGGTGAAGTTCTGAGCTTCTCTGCGCTGAGAGGGAAAGTGGTTCTCATTGAGAATGTGGCGTCACTCTGAGGAACAACAGCCAGGGATTACACCCAGATGAACGAGCTCCACGGCCGCTACGCCGCCAAGGGCCTCGTTATCCTGGGTGTCCCCTGCAATCAGTTTGGACATCAG GAGAACTGCAAGAATGATGAAATCCTTAATTCACTCAAGTATGTCCGTCCTGGAGGTGGTTTCGAACCAAAGTTCCAGCTTCTTGAGAAGGTGGACGTAAATGGAAAGAATGCCCACCCCTTGTTTGTCTATTtgaaggaaaaactcccatTCCCCTCTGATAATTCCATGGCTCTCATGGCTGACCCAAAGTTTATCATGTGGAGTCCCGTCAACAGGAACGATGTCTCCTGGAACTTTGAGAAGTTCCTCATTGGTCCCGACGGCGAGCCCTACAAACGCTACAGCCGAAGTTTCCTCACCATCGACATTGAGGCAGACATTCAAGAGCTGCTAAAGAGGGTCAAGTAA